The DNA segment taaatgatgagagcattttcatttttgggtgaacaattcttttaacatTAGCGTCAAACAACCCCACATCTACAAAATGCACAATACAACTTTactaattaattaacaaaatgaaaacatatttgttGACATGGAATGCATTTTAGTTCAGGTCTATTAACATTTTGTTCCACCAGAGATATTCAAGAATGAAAGAAAAGGTGTGCCAAACAACATTCCTCTTCCCTAGTTTGGGTCAActtgtgttattttaattttgctttatgaataaacatgactTGATTCACTTCATGAAAAAGAGATACAAAATCAATACAATTATTGATTACTTTATGTATATACTTTTTAAACTCTGTGATGCATTGGACCATCATTGAATGTAGAGAATCAGTGTGTGGTTCCTCGTAGATCGTGACCAGGACTTTAGAAGTAACGGCTGGAGAGCGCGGACACAACGACAGACAGGAATTTCTGCCAGGTGGCCTGAACCTCAGGGTTAAAAGCGGATCCGAATTTGGTCGCAATGACAATGGTCAGGCAATCGGCCAACAGCTGTGGGATTCAAGATTACGTGCATTTGTTAGGAAGCAAAAGTCTAAATATTAGATATTTGCTCTGTATCATGATTATAAGGTCATATTTGGAATACAAATAAGTATCATGTACCCTGAAGTTGTCGGGATCGACGTTGAGTTTCTCGCAGTGCAGCAAGCTTAGTTTGGAGTATGTGCCTTTGATGTTATCTAGGTTCTTCACGCCTTTGTCCAACGCACCAAGCACAGTTTTGCCATGTTCAGCCACCTTGGGATTGCCCAGGATTGCAGCTGCGTTGAACAGGTTTCCAAAGGTCCCGAAGTACCTCTGAGTCCAGGGATATACGATCAGCATCCTGTTACATGCAACAAATGGAATAATGGAAATATGCAAGTCCCATATTTCTTACAAAATGCACGACTGAATTATGTAAATCATATTTGACATGAGATCACATTACCTTGCCAGAGACTGGGGTCCGATTTCATCGATGTTGATTTGACCCCAGACACTCACAATAGTCTTACGCTCGGAATCTGACCACTCCACCATCTTGATTAGCTTTTATTCGTTATATCAACAAGTGTGAATGTTGCACGTACTGTAGATGGAGGCGGTGTGGGGAGTTTTTATTTATACTCTCCGCCCCGCATCAGACTGAGACTGATTGGCTACACCTATTGATCGTATTTGGATCTGACCCTAGcaaatgttacattttgattAGAAATTTTGAAATAAGATTTTTCAGGAATACGTCACAAAGAGATTCATCTAAACTCTAACTCTAGTACAAATTCCAAACTTGTTTTAAACGTCATAATGGTTGTTCCATTGTATCAATCAAACGCAAAGTCTTTGGTTGCTTAAAACACGATCCACCgaacaaaacaaatgcaattaTTCGACTCGCCAGTTTTCAAATGAATCAGGGACATCATTATAAGGGAAGATTTCTgctgtattaattttcacatTAAATTCACGTAGAATGAACttcctaataaaaaataaacaaggttTTTAAAGTTGATTAACTGCCAGTTTTTTATTATCTGGGCATTCAGACCAGCTCCTCCCATTTCAAAGTGTCTTAAATTGGTACATTTTGATAAGAGTGAATGTCCTGTTCCTTTTAATGTGGCCCACCCAAAGGTGTAGGCTAATTTGCTGTCCTCAAATGACCCGGAGCATCTCTTACGCAAGGACACTCTTACAGAAAACAAATACATATaataatttgaatgaaaattttgattaaaaatgtagaTATAATTTAGCAAATCGAGTGTGTGATTTAATAAAAGATGACACTCAAATGAatcaatgtatttgttttctgaATGAGTTTCCTTGCATAAGAGATGCTCTGGGTCGTCTGAGGACAGCAacatatatactgatatatatatatatatatatatatatattattaccttAATAGAGTTGTTGCATTCCTTCAGTCAATTATTACAGTATTCCACAACCATCCTTGTATATTCTGGTGAGTGgattatatattacattattgtttTAGATTCAAACATACATAATGGATTCATgtactttattattttgttttgactAAATATATAAGCATTCACTGTTTTTCACATAATTTGTTGCTGTGTGAATGATGAAATGGATAGACGATATTCATCTGAAAGTGTTGGCTGAAGTGTTTGAGGTGGAGCTGGCTGCAATGTTGGGTGTGGTGTGTTTGGACGTTACAGTATATAAACACCACCTTATCCTACAACCCAAAAGCCCTACTCTTAATAAATACAGTACGTGGAAAAGATCGAGAAATGAGTTTGACAGCTAAGGATAAGAACTTGGTCAGAGCCTTCTGGGGTAAAATCTCTAGTAAAGCCGACGCCATAGGACAGGAAGCTCTAGGGAGGTAAGCGcacaacttttaaatgtacttttgtctttaaaaacaacaaatcaatATGGAAAGATTTTTATCACTGTTATGTAAAAGACCATGAACTGATTCTTTTCCTTTCTGCAGAATGCTTGTTGTCTACCCTCAGACCAAAACATATTTTGCTCATTGGCCTGAAACCTCTCCTGGCTCTGCCCCAGTGATGAAGCATGGTAAAACTGTGATGGCAGCCATTACTGATGCTGTGGGTAAAATTGATGATCTTGTTGGTGGGCTGAGCTCCCTGAGTGAACTGCATGCCACTGAGCTCCGCATAGATCCTGGAAACTTCAAGGTGAGAGGTCCTGTGCCAAGGATCTTTGCAATAGTGTTTTTAGTGCAGTTTTTAAATCATTCTCTGGATTGAACTTTAGTGTGCCCCATTAATCTCTGACACACTGAAATCTGGTAATGGAGCACTTTGCTGATAAGAAGATGAGGTGATGGGAAGACATCCAAATGAGAAATATTGAGGTTATTTATTCCTAATGTATATTGATTGTTAATTCACTACATTCttatttgtttgttatttatttattttttcagattttgtCCCATAACATCCTCGTGACTCTTGCGATTCATTTCCCGGCTGATTTCACCGCAGAAGTGCATGTGTCTGTGGACAAGTTCCTCGCGGCTCTGTCTGCTGCTCTTGCTGATAAATACAGATAAGCACATCATTCAGCAGCTTTGCGTGTACCTGCTATCGGAGTCACTTAAAAGCATAAAGATAAAATGTcaaatgcaattaataaaatatgtaacaaCCAAAAACGACTCTTCTCATTGTGTACTCAAACGAATGAAGATAAAAAGAAAATTGCTGCCAAAATTATATCCTTCAGTGTAGCTGTATACGAAGCCCCGCCCACACACAAGAGCTCACTACCGAACAGTCAACGCTGCAAATTGCCTGTccaagttcaccaaacttgagaaaaagtattattttgtttttgtttttgaacgCTTTATTGTAACAGTTCACATAACAGAAGAATTAACCGGGGAAAAAGATAAACAAgcaaagaaacagaaaaacatacaTAACTACAAAGGGGTATTAACATTCAAAAGCCAGAAGCAGGGTGTCTAATATGGGTACAAGTTCAAGACACTATACAACAGTCCAGAGTCTTTGTTGCCTTTATGTTCCTCACACCCTCCAAAATGTCAAGGTCCTGATAGAGATCGAACTTAAATTGTCCAAAATGTGggattacatttatggatataatatttacctaaaaaataaataggttaatgacacatattttattttctaaggggttatcagtaaaaaaaaaatcatctttaacTATAAACAATTCTCTCAATCCCAGTgatctcctttaaaaaaaaaaatctaatttacaccAAAATATTTTAGAACAAAAACAATCAAAGAGAAGATGCACAATACTCTCAATGCTGAAGTTGCAAACACACATTTCAAGTCAATTTATTTACTAAATCTCCTTCTGACCTGATTTACAGGGTAAATGCaatgaataattttaaatgaaacatcccttattttatttgtaacacAACTTCTCCTAAAGACCATGAAAACATCCTCCCACTTAATATCTTGAAAACTTGAATTCCAAAAGCTTTTCGCTGGGGGTATCTTAACCTGCTGCCAAATCTGTCTAAGGAaactattattgtatttattattaataatactcaAACCATTTAATTTCTAATTAAAACAGTTGGATTCGAATCTACAACTTCAGCAAAAAGCAACAACTGAAGGAGTCCAGATAAAATAGCATCAAAGACATTTGCGTATTCTTTAGCAGATACTGGAAGTTTCTATTTGCCTATGAAAGTTTAATGGGAATTTTGCAAACATCAAAGTTACAGACGAGGAGGAATTCAATACATCAACTTCGGCTTAAAATCTAATTTGGGATATAGTACCAaagtttattatttgatttaatgcAATTCTGAATATTTGTAATCTTAAGAATTGTATTAGACATTtcaaagtcaataacatttaaaCCACCTTGATGAAAAGGATAACATAAAACGCCTCCGTTTATGTGGCTTATTCTTCCaaataaagttatacattttCTTATTCACCTGTTTAATGATTGACTGTGGAACATTCAAGACCATATCTGCATGAACTAATCTTGACAATCCTTCAGCCTTTGACAGCAATATTCTACCACTCAAAGACAAGTCTCTAATTTACCAACAATTAAGTGTATTTTGAACTTGATCAATTAGCGGAAGATAGTTCAAATTATTTCTCCATTTGATTTTTACATATTTGTATGaaactttaatattttattgGAATGCCATTTAATTCTGTCAAACCCTCCGGTATTTCTTTCAAAGCAAACAGTACACACTTATTCATATTTCTATTTAATCCTGATATTAAAGAGAAACTATTTAAACACTCAAGTGCTATGTCGATATCACTCCTCAAAGATAACGTTGTATCATCAGCAAGTtgagaaatttgtatttatttatttataaaataaacgaATGCCTTGAAACGGGGTTCTTTTTATGAAGAAATATCACTTGCTAATAAAAATAAGAAGGGAGCTGCGGGGTCTCCTTGTTTGACACCTCTAGAAATATTAAATCTGGGGCTTGTTCCAAAGGGACAATAGAGCCATTGCAATGAAGTGTACGGATAGctttaatacaattatatcaaaccaaaaaaacaaaacaagagcaTCCACTAAAAAAGCCCGATCaatagaatcaaatgctttgtaataatcaaacaaaacaaacaaagattggcatcattattaattaatgcataatcaactaaaaacaaatggtagaataagcagtgcttttatggtccattcattgcagacgacaagcggaaaaccataattattaattaatattaatgaatgaTATAGGCCTCCAATTATCAATCCTAAATGGATCTTTACCTGAGTTTTGTATAAGGGTAATTATACTCTGAGACATTGTGGGCAACATTTTCACAGCTtccaatatttaatgaaaaacatgtaGCCTACATGAAATAAAGAAAGATCTTTTGAAAGGACTTATAAAATAAACCATCTTAACCATCTTCACCTGgtgatttattgttttttaatttagcaatgctgTTGTATTTCATCCAATGTTATTTCCTTATCACATTTGTTTTTGGAGTCTTTGTCAATAGGTTTAGAATATGGTTTAATTGAGTCAAGCAACGATCCTGCATCTCTAATATCCACatcttttgtatatatatattttacacctcggtttcttgatcgtagtacaacatataacatacaaaacatacaatagtgcaacataactgcagtgcaacagtaaactgtctggtatagttaggtagtatgtagctgtatgtgtgtatcagtagcTATAtattagctgataagtagttttagtttagtctcaaagtttgtagtaaaacaatcatactGTGCAATTTTTATTATGCTTCCTCATCCGCCAGATGccaaagaaggtccttcctcaggtgaaTTCGCCAGGTAGGGGCTGTCAAGAGCAGCGTGAGATCCAAtaaccaagtctgtgtgggccagtaaagggctaccagagtgacttgttcctcatcctccctgaacttgcacagcacccgtgcaagtaggctcactggaggaaatgcgtatttgcgcagcacccggggccagctgtgtgccagtgtgtctgtcccaaggggagcctccgctagggagttCCAGAGCTGGCAATGGGacgtctcttgggaagcgaataggtctatctgtgcttttcCGAACCGCTCCCAAACCAGCTGCACTGCATGgggatggagcctccactctccactgagcatgccttgtcgcgacagcgcatccgctgccgtgttgaggttacCCGGGatgtgagtcgctgctggctccaaaggaggagatggctggCTAGTTGTGACATAGActgagagcgcacgccgccttggcgatttatgtacactatcgtagcggtgctgtctgatcggatcaagacgtgctagCCCTGAATTAGCATGataaacctctgcagggcaaggattgcagccagcaactctaggcaattgatatgccaacccagccgggggaCCGTCCAGGAGCCGGCAGCTGACTGCCCGTTGCAcaccaaccctgtttggaggcatctgtggtgaccagaacacgtcgggacacctgctgtttggagactcctgtccgcagaaaacagaggtctgtccaggggttgaaagtctagCGGCAGGCGGGGGTAATGAACACACGGTacgtgctgtggcgccatgcccatcttgggactcgagtctgaagccagtgctgaagcggtctcatatgcatcaaccccagtggcgcgaccaccgcggaggatgccatatccAGGGGAGGATGCCATGCCAGGACCCTCTGTAATTGTTTTAGAGGggccgttgtgcctggcttgaataaggcgaggcatttcagcacctaatgagcacgctcgttggtgtgctgtcattgagactgagtctaactccatgccgagaaaaaagatgctctgaactgtggtgagcttgctcttttcccagttgacctgaagccctagacggctgaggtgcctgagcacctggtccctgtgggtgcatattGACTCTCGAGTGTGGGCTAGAATGAGCCCGTCATTAGGTAATTTCagtatgcaaatgcccacttcccttagcagggcaagagctgcctctgcgaccttcgtgaagacgcgaggggacagggacatgcggAAGGGGAGGaatttgtactgatacgcctggcagtCGAATGCAAACCGTAGAAACCGCACAACCGCTCGgatccgaagaagaaatctgaatggacagatgcatgattccttCCTTTTATACCGGTATGTCCGAGGAAGGgtcatacaaattctgtctgccaacctctcattggccttttctcaagttccgaggtaaccaaggccttcaagtaGTCCCCTGGTGTCGCTTCActcaacacaacatcgaagtaagcgacagacggggaatcaaCATTAAAAAGAGGAACACAGAATGAATGATCTATAAAAAAGCTCAGGTGATAGGATCAAAAACTATTTTGTACAGAACTGAGAGCCTGTGAGCAAAGATGGCATTATATATAAAGGTGCTGAATGCAATATGTTTTGGAATAATGGCTCTAAATGTGATAAAGGCTCTAATAATTTTGGTTTTAACATACACTCTTCTTTTCACATGTTTTGACAATCACACAGTACCTTTAACTAACATAAAATGAAATAGAAAACAGGCAATGTCCATACATATTCTTTTGCCACAAACTAGATTTGTGCAGTGCCAAAAAACATAAATCACCTATAATAGCCTGAAAAACAATAAGGCAAGAACTGAGAAATGTGTCTATTTAAATAGGTAAATAAATGATATAGGTAATCATtgcaatgtaatatatattttacagcctaGTTCTGTTGTTGCCAAACCTTTCAACTCTGTAACCCTTTTCAGATTTACTCACTGTTTCTACCCCAGGGGAGGCCttttgtcttattgtgcacaGATACAATGAAtgatgaagaaagaaataacATATAGTTCTGAATAACATAAGGGTGGGTAAATTATTGATTTTTGTGGACTACTCTTAACTGGTGGCTTCCTTTTTGACTAAAGATCTGTCAAGGACATatccaaaataaaatgatttttataCATGAACCTGGTCTCTTTCTAAAGAAGATACTAAGGAGATTGTGATCCAAACAtcagaacaaagatttttagaagaatatctcagctctgtaggtccatacatgtaaatggtgaccaaatgtTTGAAGCTCTCAAAGCAAATAAAGGATTATGagataattaaaacttttgggtgaactgctccTTTAAGGTGTACATAATAAAACGTGATCTGTCTGCTGGTTTGTAAAACAGACATATTCCATTGTAAATTACACAACAGTTACTTCTGGTCCTCGAATTTAGTTGGACGAGAGGTGTTCCAAGGATGCTGATAGCTCGGATCATCAGTACTGGGACATTTGCACTGATGCAGCACCCCAGTAGAACAAACGTTATGCAATTCCATGCAGTCAGATATGTATTTGACATAGTTCCCctttatatgtgtgcatgtgtgtgtgcgtgcgtgcatgtgtgtcatcaatccatgcattattTTGGGCTTTTTTGTGCATTTATTATAAAGTGTCAAAATGATTGCTATATGACAAGCTAATGAaaagcaaaataaacttttttattgctgtaatatttttgtttatcttCAAATTATTTGAATTAGACCAGGAACAGTTGTTAGAGGGGGATTTTAAGATGTCATAACTGGTAATGTTACAATGTGCTGCTCACCTGTAGGTCACGTTGTAACATTTCAAATATGTATACACTATGTTCATGAAACAAGCCCACTTCATGTGTAAAATTAATGTGAAAGAAGAAAAATATTTGGAACCCCAAGtttatttacacaaacttaagaaaaccaaaaagtgttaGTTTGTGCCCTCTTTCCCTGGTTGAAATGGAGCTTATCGCTATCCAGAAATGAGCGCTTACTTTGATGTTGCCACCTCTCATAGTCAACATGCCAACCTCTTGCCACCCAATAAATAATTTACTAGATCCGCCCCTGATACGTTTGCTTGTAATCAGCATCTTTGCATAACATCTGTGACATccttaatgtcatttttaaataaacagagaAAACTTGCTgttgaataaattaataaagaagGATATCAACATTTTATCTTGAAATTAGGCTGCACAGCCACATATGGTTGagataaatgtttgtttgtttttttatcactGAATTTATGCTGTTCAAGTCTGCAAATCTATCCAACACAGTATGTGCGGCGTTAGAAAAGCTCAGTTGTGTCTTGTTGATTAAATACCCaactaaattacttttaaaattattaaaataaaatataaaattattttatttttaaactccaAAGACTGCCAACCCCCCAAACCCCCCACCCCATACAATGAAATATGCATGTAGTTTATATAACAAGCTTCTGTACAGAACTGAAGATGCCATAACCATTAAGTTCATTTTTAGTAGCCTACATagcttttaaatgtgttttgtggaataaaatggaacaaacaacaataaagtgcttttaacataatttttttatttatgatatgTTATAAGAATAATCTCTTTATGATGACATCTCTTCGCGGTGTGATCTTCTGCAATACAGCTGGTGTTCAATTGTGATGTGACTCTAGTGGTACTGTTTGCCCAGGGCGGACACGACGACCATCAGAAACTTCTGCCAAGCCTCCTGGGTGTCAGGATTGAAAACTGACGGTCCGAACTTCATGGCTGCGACCACGGTGATGCAATCAGCGAGGACCTGTAGAAGGAGAGATGTGTTAGGCAGTTGTTCTTTAATCATGACCAAcaattaatcaaatcaaaacatTCAACATAATAAGAGCACAACGATTTAATTGACACCATTTAGTTACTGATCTGACCGATTGCACTGAACTTCTCTttacatctatcattctatctcaGATCATTTGTTATTTCTGCGCACGCCGGGTTTGGTAGAACCTACCCTGAAATTGTCGGGATCCACATGTAGTTTTTCAGAGTGCATTACACTCAGCGGGGCATAGATGGCCTTGATGTTATCCATGTTCTTAATGGCTCTCTCCAGACCTCCCATCACGGTCCTTCCGTGAGCTGCCACCTTGGGGTTACCCATGATGGCAGCAGGGCTTGACAGGTTGCCAAAGCTGGCGAAATATCTCTGAGTCCAGGGATACACGATCAGACACCTTAAATAAACAGAAACATTTGCAAAGGCAATGAATAATCTTTGCTGTTAGTATCATCAGTTATGCGTCTAAAACGAGAGTGATGTAGTGATACCTGGCCAGCGCTAGAGGTCCGATTTCATCGGGATTGAGTTTTCCCCACAGGCCAAGGATGGCACTGCGCTCATCATCTGTCCACTCAACCATGTTAAAGATTTATGATGTCCACAGGTACTTGCTTAAAGCTGTCCAGTAGGAATCGCTTGTAAATAATAATGAAACTGCAGCACAATTTATTGATGTGTGATGTCTCCGCCCATTAAAAGATTCAGTGTCTTATTGGATGATTTCTCTCAGCAGGACATCCATACGTGTCTGGAATCGTGATCGGATCACGTCCAAAAAGTTCGAATTGTTTTTCTAAGTTTTTtaagttaacttttttttttttttggctaaaaCAAATTTTTGGTTGATTAAATACAAAACCAATTTTGAGGTTGCTTGATCTCCGTTTTATTGCTTTCCCAGTCTGTGTACCACTATGTTTACTTTTTGGAAGTCtataaaaatagtgatattttcagggattctcattagcaaCATacattgcaacattttaaaaattattaaatgttagaTTAAATGACCTCAAAATCAAGCTTTAGACATTTGCAATACAGTGATCTCGTGGATGTTAaatatttgcaatatatatagtgacaaacaggtgttaaggaaaatactatggaagtttttttttttttgctctttagtGTTTTCGGGAGAAAATAAAACCAGAAGTGCCTTTTAGCCCAGTTGTACcttacaaaaaaacaataataataataataataatattttttattattactataaaatgtatttcaggTAAATAGAACGAAACACCAATATACAGGTTTTCAAATCCATATTTTTAATTGCACATGAatcaactaaaataattgtacaaatgtatttacttaattaaatgaTGTTGATTAATATTCTGATTCGAAGAAGTATGAATAGAGTTGTAAAATGATTTTAGAAACAtgacacaattacacacacacacacacacacacacacacacacacacacacacacacacacacacacacatttgtaagatttaagcattttaatttagagtctatttattattaaagagtaatctttaatcaaattaaaactaaatatttgtagttttattcattaCATTTTGTTGAACAGTACACAATTCAGGTTGactgaattttgttttgaaaatatttttggagtGTATGTTATTGTGTTCATTTGAATAATGCATGCAACCTTCATTCTGAATAATTCGTTTTAGAATTGTGATTAATTATGGCGTTTTAAATTTGGCAAAAAGAATGGATCATTGTATAATTGCGACATCTAGCCTACTCGAAGCGCATAAAATATTTGGATGGAAAACGTTTGTTATCTTAATTAAACAAGGAGCACAAAATTGGCAAGTTTTTGATTGGCCATAACCGGTTGGAGATCAGCAGTCATGCGTTTAAGAGGTGTGGTTTGGACCGATTCCATGGGTGTGTCTCtctatagtttaatataaaaagtGGGGCAAATTCCTGTTTTCGTCAACATCTTTTTCTGAGTACaattgaacttgagaaaaagaaGCAGCGATGAGTCTCACTGATAAGGACAAGGCCAATGTCAAGGCTCTCTGGGGCAAGATCAGCTCCAGGGCTGATGAAATCGGTGCAGAAGCCCTCGGCAGGTAATGATTTATTGTGTTCATGAGGATACAATTATTAATAGACAGAGCTATATAGAAACTTTTACAATGCAGTTAATTACTACAATGCTTTGTCACAGAAATCATGCTAAATAACCtgaaatgttaattattttgttatttcttaTAAACAAATTCAATTTAATCTGGAGTGTTCTTATTTCTTGCTGTGGATATCTGAATATGCGCATAAATATTTTCTCCATTGTTGTTTTCGTCAGAATGCTCGCCGTTTACCCCCAGACCAAGACCTACTTCGCTCACTGGGCTGACCTGAGCCCTGGCTCTGCTCCTGTGAAGAAGCACGGCAAGACGATCATGGGTGCAGTCGGCGAGGCCATTGGAAAACTAGACGACCTTGTGGGAGGTCTGGCGGCCCTCAGTGAACTTCACGCATTTAAGCTGCGTGTTGACCCGTCCAACTTCAAGGTACATCAAAACAACCCATAAGTACTACATCTAATATCACATTGTTAGTAAATATGGTCATAGTAATGTGTTTCTCTTGAACCCTTTTCTAGATCCTCGCACACAACCTCATAGTTGTCATTGGCATGCTCTTCCCTGGGGACTTCCCCCCAGAGGTTCACGTGTCAGTTGACAAGTTTTTCCAGAACTTGGCCCTGGCTCTCGCAGAGAAATACCGCTAAACGTCCAGTGGAGAGTAATCATCAACAGGCAACA comes from the Xyrauchen texanus isolate HMW12.3.18 chromosome 12, RBS_HiC_50CHRs, whole genome shotgun sequence genome and includes:
- the LOC127652570 gene encoding hemoglobin cathodic subunit beta-like, translated to MVEWSDSERKTIVSVWGQINIDEIGPQSLARMLIVYPWTQRYFGTFGNLFNAAAILGNPKVAEHGKTVLGALDKGVKNLDNIKGTYSKLSLLHCEKLNVDPDNFRLLADCLTIVIATKFGSAFNPEVQATWQKFLSVVVSALSSRYF
- the LOC127653278 gene encoding hemoglobin subunit alpha-like, producing the protein MSLTAKDKNLVRAFWGKISSKADAIGQEALGRMLVVYPQTKTYFAHWPETSPGSAPVMKHGKTVMAAITDAVGKIDDLVGGLSSLSELHATELRIDPGNFKILSHNILVTLAIHFPADFTAEVHVSVDKFLAALSAALADKYR
- the LOC127652653 gene encoding hemoglobin subunit beta-like, with the translated sequence MVEWTDDERSAILGLWGKLNPDEIGPLALARCLIVYPWTQRYFASFGNLSSPAAIMGNPKVAAHGRTVMGGLERAIKNMDNIKAIYAPLSVMHSEKLHVDPDNFRVLADCITVVAAMKFGPSVFNPDTQEAWQKFLMVVVSALGKQYH
- the LOC127652654 gene encoding hemoglobin subunit alpha-like, producing MSLTDKDKANVKALWGKISSRADEIGAEALGRMLAVYPQTKTYFAHWADLSPGSAPVKKHGKTIMGAVGEAIGKLDDLVGGLAALSELHAFKLRVDPSNFKILAHNLIVVIGMLFPGDFPPEVHVSVDKFFQNLALALAEKYR